ACCCAAGTGTGTTTCCGTTCTTCAGTGCTTCAACAAGGCAACACGAGCAGAAGcgacaaagaaaggaaagaaagaaataaagaaagaaagaaagaaagaaagaaagaaagaacgaagaaagaaagaaagaaagacgtttACTCCTCGCTTTATGCCGGCGAAGGGGCAGTCTGCAAATATAACTCCACGCTGTACGCGCACCACTGTTCTACCTCACGGACCGCGTGTCCCGACCAGGTCGCGTCTCCACGTTCCCCAATCGTCACGAATTACACAGCTGCAGGCACGAGCCgagaacgagcgcgcccggccgTGGCGCACTCACACCGCCCACGCGGCCTTGGCGACGTCCGCGCGCAGGGGAAATACGGCACCGTCTCCGAGGCCGGTGTAGACGGGCACGAGCCAGAGCAGCTTGCGCGGCCCCATCACCTGCGCGATGTTCCTGCACAGGCCGACGTCGTAGCGGCGAATGCCCTGACGCGCGATCATCTCCAGCGTGTGTGCAGTTGATGCAGAGCAGGAACAGGTGGTAGAGCAGCAGACCGACGAAGGCCAAGCCGAAGAAGAGCGACAGCAGGAAGAGGAAGGTGAGGTTGACCTCGGGCCAGATGCCCAGCACGAGGCGCGTCGTGACGCCGAAGTGAGGGTACGTGGTGGACGACACGTAGACGCAGTGCACGAACGAGTAGAAGAGGAAGAGGATGAAGTACTTGTAGTTTGAGAACGATACGCACTTGTTGAACCAGGGACAGTGGTGGTCCATCTTCAGCTACGCACGTGCCGCACACCTGGCAGTGAACGAAAGAGGGAGGCATTGgtcgagggctcgtttctctgTGTTAGaaacaacctaatgaaaccaacagacattgAAGCTGAGGAAGTTATATGGGACATCCAGTTGTACGTTTTAACTGTACTATAGAAATTATGACGTAAATGGAAACCCCCTACTATTGTACTATTATGAATCTCTATGCACCTGGCAGTGGTGGCACCGGTCGGGCTTGATCACGTGACACTGGTAGCAGTAGCGCCTGACTCCGGTCGGCGCTGTCCATGCGCTGCATCACGTAAAAGCAGACGGGCACCGGCTTGAGAGGCGTGCGCAGCAGCCGCTCGAAGGGCCACAGCGCACCCAGCAGCGTCACGTGGAAGCCGACCAGGCGGGAGATCCTGTAGGCCGTGCCGCTGTCGGCCAGCAGCTGGCAGCACATGACCAGCACGTACGTGTGGTACTCCCAGCCGAGCACGACGAACTCGATCACGATGGGCATGAGCCGCATCACGGCGAACGCGCCCCGGAACCGCTTGCGGCAGCCGGCTATGGGGCACAGCAGGGCCCTCAGGAGCCGCAGCAGGGCGGCGATGCAGTGGCCCGTCGCCGTGACGCAGCGGTTCTGCCCTGAGCCAGTGCGCGGTTTTCGTGGAAAGGCTGGAGGGAGGAGAACGTCGGTTTCTCCGCTGCCGTCGGAACCGAGTGCCATGGCGACTGAACCGTCTCGATGTGCGGCCAAGGCGTTGACGAGGGCCCGCGCCGCGTTGATAGTAACGGTGATAATGATTCTTCCTTTAATTGCATGAACCCACTGTGGGTGTAGGCTTAGAACGAGCTGGTAATAACAATAATGAAAATAAgtaaatcattaatatagatATATGTGAATGAAAACGCGACAAAGACATGGTGTTGGTGGGTATAAAGGGTGCAACAACTACGGCGTTCGGTTCATTTCGAAATATACTATCTTTAATTAACGTGTACTGCCCTGCGCGGTGACTGCACGCAGTTTTTCGAGGCcagtagaggaagaagaagaggtagGCAGCGCGTGCTGTTGCACGCACCATCGGGTGCACCCTACGACAAGAGATGTACATCTCAGAAGAACGAACAACGCGCACGCATTGCCTCGAGAGCGCCCACACGTATGTGCATCACAGCTGGGTGCATCGACTGGCTTCCCGTGGTGGGTGGCTGGCTGTTGAAGGCGTGGAGCTACTACGCCTACGTGATCGTGTTCTGCGGCTCCGTAGTTAAGGACGACACGGTGCGGTTAGCCTTCATCGTGGGCTTCCACGTGCTGATGGCGCTGCTGCTCTGGTCCGAGCTGACGACCACCACCACTCCCGTGCCCAGTGTGCCGGCCTACTTCAGCCTGACCGAGGTGGAGCTCCGGCTCCTGCAGGAGGCACGCACCGAAGAGGCGCGCAAGGGCTTCCTTGAGATCCTGGGTCGCCAGCGCGGGGTCCTGACCCGCGGCCTGGACGGCGCTGTGAGCTACTGTGAGGTGTGTGAACGCATCAAACCCGACCGGGCGCACCACTGCTCCTTGTGCCGGCGGTGCGTGCTCAAGATGGACCACCACTGCCCGTGGTTCAACAACTGCGTCTGCTTCAGCACCTACAAGGCATTCCTGCTGACCAACATGTACATCATCCTGCTGTGCACGTACACGTTGTTCACGGCCGGAAGCTACTTTCGCCAGGTGCCCTGGAATCAGTGGCGCGTCACGGGGCCCGCTGTACAGGTCAGTTTGCCGGTACATGTCaggataggaaaaaaaaaaaacgaaaagaggcTGATTACGTACAGGTTGCACGAACAAATCTTTACGATACTTTcttagaaaaacaaaacaactgTTGGGAATGATTACAAAAGCTCTTATGCCAACCATTTGTATAGGCCGAACGGCTTTAGCTCTTGTGACAGACGCTACGCAGCGAAAAAACGAGAGCATGCGGACGATGAACTCTCGTTTGTTAGGTACAGGCACTGGGCACGTGCAGCTGCTCAACTCCTATATACGTTACGTCTTCGCCACGTCGATAAGTTATGAATAACTCATTTGTCCGTCCATTCCTCTGTCGTATCAAGGAGTGCAAGACAGACGTTATGCTCTAAATGACACAGCGTGTTTCTTCCGAGCGTATCGTCATTTCACTGCGTGGACATGCATCTCTACataaccgactagcccaacagcaactATTAATCCAGTCTTTTGATGTAGcttatgaagaaagaaaaaaaaagagaatatgtGCGAGAAGTTAATTTCAGTGAGAGGTCTACGCAGCGCGCACACTGCCccgtctgtatatatatgtatacgatACAAAAAAAGCTGCGCCGTCCTTTAATGCTTCGGCAGTGGGGAGAACGTGTAAATTAGGATTAATCGATACGGCGGCTTTCGAGATACGGGGAATGGTCAGTCCATGTTGATATATTCTACGGCCATTTCGTATAGATCACCAAGCTCATGCAGGCGCTCGCCAGATGCTTGAAGGTCGTCTCAGGACAAAAGCTTCCGCCTGAGGCTCTACACAGAATGAACTGCTATCGCGGTTGCTGTTAATCGCACCACCGTATACAGCAGCGTTAAACTTTAATCACGGACGAATGATGCGAGCGGACGCTTttgtgatcataggcgtgcgcgcagggAGAACAGCCGCCttccccctaatcatctaaggggggcgccaagtctgccctgTACCTTAACTCACTCAGACCTCTCACTTCCATTGTTTAAGTCCACGCAGCTTTTTGACGATATGGCGGCCGAAGATGGGCACTGCGGTGAAACGGTGGGCGGCGCATGTATGTGGTTGTGATCCTCAGTTTTAGCTCACACGCCGGGCCGAGTCACAATGCGCCACCCACCGTTTCCAACAATGGATGGTGCAAGTGAGCGacctgtcattgactgctcggcaaACGCGCACCCAGGTGGGCACCATGGTCGTCGTGTCGGTGGCCTTCTTCTTCTCCGTCGGCCCCTTCTTCTACTTCCACCTCACGCTGTTGGCGCTCAACCAGACCACGCTGGAATCCCTGCGCAGCCCCCGGTTCGTGGACAAGGGCGACACGTTCGACATAGGCCGCTGCAACAACTTCGTCGAGGTGTTCGGCCACACGTGGCTCCTCTGGCAGTTCCCAGTGCTCACCAGCCTGGGTGACGGGTCGCGCTTCCCCACCAAGCTGCACCCGCACAACCGCGAGCGTTTCCACTTGCACGGCGTTTGAGGCACGGTCTCAGTCAACCACGTGGAGCGCCGATGTTGGATCTGCGCAAGATGCCTCTGCGAAAGCGAATGTGTAGCCCTGTTTAATAACGCGCGCAGAGGTGTCCGCAGTTGGGAGGCGTCGCTGCCACCAGCTTCTTCGACTGCGCGCGTCATCTTTACACAAACTGAGCAATATTTTACATTGCATCGaactcctcttttttttctttaacggtAAACTGTTCATCCCATTATCCGAATAATAAACCATGATTAGCGCACTGGTATATATATTGCAAACTCTTATTTTCCTTGAGCAATACTTCGCAGAACTTTAGGAGAACATAAGAACGTCTTCATGACTTTAGTTTTCCTATATAGCTGCCAAATATGTACGGATGG
Above is a window of Rhipicephalus sanguineus isolate Rsan-2018 chromosome 3, BIME_Rsan_1.4, whole genome shotgun sequence DNA encoding:
- the LOC119385087 gene encoding palmitoyltransferase ZDHHC20 encodes the protein MDHHCPWFNKCVSFSNYKYFILFLFYSFVHCVYVSSTTYPHFGVTTRLVLGIWPEVNLTFLFLLSLFFGLAFVGLLLYHLFLLCINCTHAGDDRASGHSPLRRRPVQEHRAGDGAAQAALARARLHRPRRRCRISPARGRRQGRVGGVSAPRPGALVLGSCLQLCNS
- the LOC119385796 gene encoding palmitoyltransferase ZDHHC20-A; the encoded protein is MCITAGCIDWLPVVGGWLLKAWSYYAYVIVFCGSVVKDDTVRLAFIVGFHVLMALLLWSELTTTTTPVPSVPAYFSLTEVELRLLQEARTEEARKGFLEILGRQRGVLTRGLDGAVSYCEVCERIKPDRAHHCSLCRRCVLKMDHHCPWFNNCVCFSTYKAFLLTNMYIILLCTYTLFTAGSYFRQVPWNQWRVTGPAVQVGTMVVVSVAFFFSVGPFFYFHLTLLALNQTTLESLRSPRFVDKGDTFDIGRCNNFVEVFGHTWLLWQFPVLTSLGDGSRFPTKLHPHNRERFHLHGV